One segment of Chroicocephalus ridibundus chromosome 25, bChrRid1.1, whole genome shotgun sequence DNA contains the following:
- the LOC134527046 gene encoding olfactory receptor 14J1-like, giving the protein MSNSSSITQFLLLAFADTRELQLLHFGLFLGIYLAALLSNGLIITAIACDHRLHTPMYFFLLSLSLLDLGSISTTVPKAMANSLWGTRAIPYTGCVAQLLFFFFFMSAEYFLLTVMAYDRYVAICKPLHYGTLLGSRACVHMAAAAWGSGFLNALLHTANTFSLPLCQGNALDQFFCEIPQILKLSCSHSDSLREVGLLVVSVCLGSGCFVFIVLSYVQIFRAVLRIPSEQGRHKAFSTCLPHLAVVSLFVSTGIFAYLKPPSISSPVLDLVVAVLYSVVPPAVNPLIYSMRNQELKDALWKLMTRPECSGSLVMVLLCSSSVITGKEKQWAPLRKSSSA; this is encoded by the exons atgtccaacagcagctccatcacccagttcctcctcctggcgttcgcagacacacgggagctgcagctcttgcacttcgggctcttcctgggcatctacctggctgccctcctcagcaacggcctcatcatcaccgccatcgcctgtgaccaccgcctccacacccccatgtacttcttcctcctcagcctctccctccttgacctgggctccatctccaccactgtccccaaagccatggccaattccctgtggGGCACCAGGGCCATCCCCTACACAGGATGTGTGGCCCagctcttattctttttctttttcatgtcagctgagtattttcttctcactgtcatggcctatgaccgctacgttgccatctgcaaacccctgcactacgggaccctcctgggcagcagagcttgtgtccacatggcagcagctgcctggggcagtgggtttctcaatgctctcctgcacacggccaatacattttccctgcccctctgccagggcaatgccctggaccagttcttctgtgaaatcccccagatcctcaagctctcctgctcacactcagactccctcagggaagttgggcttcttgtggtcagtgtcTGTTTAGGCtctggttgttttgtgttcatcgtgctgtcctacgtgcagatcttcagggccgtgctgaggatcccctctgagcagggacggcacaaagccttttccacgtgcctccctcacctggccgtggtctccctgtttgtcagcactggaATATTTGCCTatctgaagcccccctccatctcctccccagttctcgatctggtggtggctgtgctgtactccgtggtgcctccagccgtgaaccccctcatctatagcatgaggaaccaggagctcaaggatgccctctgGAAATTAATGACCAG GcctgagtgctctggcagcttggTCATGGTGCTGCTGTGTAGCAGCTCTGTGATCACAGGCAAGGAGAAGCAATGGGCACCTCTGAGAAAAAGCTCGTCTGCATAA